In the Candidatus Electrothrix sp. GW3-4 genome, one interval contains:
- the trmFO gene encoding methylenetetrahydrofolate--tRNA-(uracil(54)-C(5))-methyltransferase (FADH(2)-oxidizing) TrmFO, which translates to MSKIQIIGGGLAGCEAAWQAAQRGCTVELYEMKPTRFSPAHESELLAELVCSNSLRSNAQDSAVGLLKEEMRRFDSLIMRAAEATAVPAGAALAVDRQEFAAFVSQVVEEHPQIRVIREEVTSLPEQGCPVILATGPLTSEAMTAALVELTGEQHLAFYDAIAPIVAADSLDMDIIYQKSRWDDEGPGDYLNCPMSEEQYQNFIALLGSAQTVPLKSFEKAKYFEGCLPIEVMCERGVETLRFGPMKPVGLDHPKTGAKAHAVVQLRAENRAKTMYNLVGFQTKLTYPEQKRVFRTIPGLEQAEFVRLGSIHRNTFICAPELLNASLQMKKRPGLFLAGQLSGVEGYVESTAMGLLAGINAARLLTGKLMIPPPASTALGALIHHLTETEPMHFQPSNVNFGLFPPLQKKMRKRDRGQFRAKQALQLLQEWQQELEI; encoded by the coding sequence AATTGCTGGCAGAGTTGGTTTGCTCCAACTCCCTGCGTTCCAATGCCCAGGATTCGGCAGTGGGCCTGCTCAAAGAGGAGATGCGGCGCTTTGACTCGTTGATTATGCGGGCTGCAGAGGCAACGGCAGTGCCTGCCGGGGCTGCCCTGGCTGTGGATCGCCAGGAATTTGCTGCCTTTGTCTCCCAGGTAGTAGAAGAGCATCCTCAGATTAGGGTGATCCGGGAAGAGGTGACCAGCTTACCCGAGCAGGGTTGCCCGGTTATTTTGGCCACAGGCCCCTTGACCTCTGAGGCCATGACCGCAGCCCTGGTTGAATTGACCGGTGAGCAGCACCTGGCCTTTTATGATGCCATTGCCCCTATCGTGGCGGCAGATTCCCTGGATATGGATATTATTTATCAAAAATCCCGCTGGGATGATGAGGGGCCTGGGGATTACCTGAATTGTCCTATGAGTGAAGAGCAGTATCAAAACTTTATTGCTCTGTTGGGATCAGCACAGACGGTGCCGCTGAAGTCTTTCGAAAAGGCCAAATATTTTGAGGGCTGTTTGCCTATCGAGGTCATGTGCGAGCGGGGCGTGGAAACCCTGCGTTTTGGTCCCATGAAACCGGTGGGTCTGGATCATCCGAAGACCGGGGCAAAGGCCCATGCTGTTGTCCAGTTACGGGCGGAAAACCGGGCCAAAACTATGTATAATCTGGTGGGATTTCAAACCAAACTCACCTATCCTGAGCAGAAGCGGGTCTTTCGCACCATCCCTGGCCTGGAGCAAGCAGAGTTTGTTCGTCTGGGGTCCATCCATCGCAATACCTTTATCTGTGCTCCTGAGTTGTTGAATGCCTCTTTGCAGATGAAAAAACGGCCCGGTCTCTTTTTGGCTGGTCAGCTCTCCGGGGTTGAAGGCTATGTGGAGTCCACAGCCATGGGCCTGCTGGCGGGTATCAACGCAGCTCGTCTTCTGACGGGGAAACTGATGATTCCACCGCCTGCGTCCACCGCCCTTGGGGCCTTAATCCATCATCTTACAGAAACAGAACCCATGCATTTTCAGCCCTCCAATGTGAACTTCGGGCTTTTTCCTCCCTTGCAAAAGAAAATGCGTAAGCGGGATCGGGGACAATTCCGGGCAAAACAGGCTTTGCAGCTTTTGCAGGAATGGCAGCAGGAGTTGGAGATATGA